The Blattabacterium cuenoti sequence ATATTCTTGCATATATTCCTCTACCTTTTTTCTTGCTTGTTTTTCCTGGTTCATCCATCTAATATTTTTTTTTGGATATTTCCAAATACTTTCTTGTGTATTTTCTGGAGCAACTATTTCCATCAAAGTCAAATATTTTAGATATTTTCTCCATTCTTCTATCCATTCATTTTTATTTCTAGGATAATAAATTTTCTGTTCTCCAGGAACATATACTTCTTTTTTATGAAAATTGAAAGGTGTTTTTAAAATATTAAAACAGATATTTTCTACTTCTTTTATTCTTTGATAAAAACGTTTCATTGTAATGTTAAAAAAAGTGGGATCTCCATGAATCCAAGATTCGTCTAGTTTTTCTCTATAAGAAGAAATATCTTCTAAATCTTTTTGCAGGAAAAAACGTTTTTGTAAATCTAAATTTGTAAAATATTGCTTATATACTTTTTGTGAAAATTCATTATTAATTTTAATAGGGTTAGGATGTAAAAAATAGAGTGTTTTGTATATGGTTCTTAATATGAGACGATGTGTTTCTTCTTCTCCTTGTGGAGAACAGAAACTTAATAAAAAAGTAAAAATAAAACCAATGATTATATACTTAAAATTTTTAGATTTTGAATCTACGATCATACTAATGCAATAAATAACAAAATTACAAATATCTAGATCCTTTATGAAAAAATGAAAAACAAGCCAATTATTTTAGTAACAAATGATGATGGGATTATAGCTCCTGGAATTCGAGCTCTTGTTCATACGATGAATTCTTTAGGAGATGTATATGTGGTAGCTCCAAATAAACCTAAATCTGGAATAGGACATGCGATAACTATGGATACAGTTGTGTATTGTGATTCAGTGAAGATTGACAAAGGAATCCAAAAAGAATGGGAATGTTCAGGAACTCCTGTCGACTGTGTTAAATTAGCAATCAATCATATTCTTCCAAGGAAACCGGATATCTGTGTATCTGGAATTAATCATGGATCCAATTCTTCCATAAACATTATGTATTCCGGAACAATTTCTGCGGTGATAGAAGCTGGAATAGAAGGTATTCCATCTGTTGGTTTTTCTCTTTTAGATTTTGATTTGGATGCAGATTTTGAACCATCAAAAAAATATGTATGGAAAATTGTAAAAAAAATTCTTCATAATCCTATGGAAAAAGGAATCATTAGTCTCAATGTGAATATTCCAAAATTGAGAAAAGAAGAAATTAGAGGAATTAAAATATGCAGACAGGCAGAAGCTAAATGGAAAGAAAGTTTTGATCAACGTTATAATCCAAAAGGAAGAGCATATTATTGGTTAGTAGGAGATTTTGTGAATTTTGATAAAGAATCAGATACGGATGAATGGGCTTTAAAAAATGGATACGTTTCTATCGTTCCTATTAAATTTGATTTAACAGATTATTCAACTTTAAATATTTTAAGATCTTGGAATTTCATATTATTCATTTTTTTTTGGAAATATTGCTTATTTTGAAAAAAAAACTTTATAAATCGTGTCATCTATTGTAGAAGGAATTTTGAATCCAAAAAAATTTCAAGATTTTGTTGGGCAACAGGACATCTTAGACAATTTAAAAATTTTTATTCAAGCTGCAAAAAAAAGAAAAGAATCTTTGGATCATATTCTATTTCATGGACCTCCAGGATTAGGAAAAACAACATTAGCTCATATAGTAGCCAATGAGTTAGGTGTTAAAATTACTGTCACTTCAGGATCCGTTTTAGATAAACCAGGGGATTTAGCAGGTTTACTCATTCATTTAAATTCAAATGATGTTCTATTTATTGATGAAATTCATCGTCTATCACCTATAGTGGAAGAATATTTATATTCTGCCATGGAAAATTATAAAATCGATATTATAATTGATTCCGGATCCAATGCCAGATCACTTCAAATTGATTTATCTCCTTTTACTTTAATAGGAGCCACTACAAGATCTGGATTATTAACAGCTCCTATGCGTTCTAGGTTTGGAATCAATGGGCGGTTAACCTATTATAGAAAAGAATTATTAAAAAACATTGTAACCAGGAGAGCAAAAACATTAAACATTCCAATAACCGAAGAAGCATCTTATGAAATTGCTAATCGAAGTAGAGGAACTCCACGCATAGCTAATGCTCTACTTCGTAGAGTTCGTGATTTCGCTCAAATAAAAGGAAACGGGACCATAGATATTCATATTTGTGATTTAGGATTACAAGCACTTAATGTGGATAAACATGGATTAGACGAAATGGATAATAGAATCCTTATATCTATTATAGATCATTTTAAAGGAGGTCCTGTGGGAATAAATACAATAGCAACTGCTGTCAATGAAAATACTGATACTATAGAAGAAGTTTATGAACCTTTTCTCATTCAAGAAGGATATTTAGTAAGAACACCTAGAGGAAGAAAAGCAACATTATTAGCTTATGAACATCTTAAACGAGATTATGAAAAAAGATAAATGGCATTAAATTGAATTGATAGATTTGTATTTTTATCTATTTATAATAAATAAAAATTAACTTTGCCAAAAGTATCAAATTATCAAATATCATGCCTTCAAATGTTCTTGTTGGTCTCCAATGGGGTGACGAGGGAAAAGGAAAAATCACAGATCTTCTTGCAAAAAATTCAAATTATGTAATTCGTTATCAAGGAGGAAATAACTCAGGTCATTCTATTCACATTAATAATCGTTGTTTTATTCTTCATTTAATCCCTTCTGGAGTAGTTTATCCATCTGTTAAATGTATTATAGGTCCTGGAGTGGTTGTTGACCCTAAATCTTTAATTAAAGAAATACAAGATATAGAGTCAATAGGAATCAATACATCTCAAGTTTTTTTGGCGAAAAGAGCACATATCACTATGCCATATCATCGTCTATTAGATAAATACAAAGAAGAATCATTAGGAAATAGGTCTATTGGAACTACACATCGTGGAATTGGTCCTACTTATGAAGATAAAATAGCCCGTATGGGTATACGCGTATTAGATTTTTTTAATCCAAAAATTTTTTATAAAAAATTAAAGGAAAATATTGATTATAAAAATCAAATTATAACAAAAATATATAAAAGACAACCTGTTTCTTTTAAAGAAATATATGAAGAATATATGGAGTATGCGAAACAACTTTATCCACGTATTATCGACGCAGTACATGAAATTCATAGAGCTTTTCAAGAAGAAAAAAAAATTCTTTTTGAGGGAGCTCAAGCGATGCTACTAGACATAAATTATGGAACATATCCATATGTAACCACTTCTTCAACTTCTACAGGAGGAGTTTGTATAGGATCTGGGATTCCTCCTACTTTCTTAAAAAATTTTATAGGAATAGCAAAAGCTTATTGTACACGTGTAGGATATGGACCTTTTCCTACAGAAATTAAGAATAAAGAAATGAGTCATTTCATACGAGAAAAAGGAAAAGAATATGGGGCAACTACAAAAAGACCAAGAAGATGTGGATGGTTAGATTTGTTCTCTCTCAAATATTCTTGTATGATAAACGGAATTAATTATTTAATCATTACAAAATTAGATGTTTTAAGTCAATTAGAAACTATAAAAGTATGTATAGAATACCGTATTCATGGAGAAGTTATTCCAAATTTTCCAGCAAATATAGAATTGTTTGATGAAGAAAAAGTAGAAGCAATTTATGTGGATTTTCCTGGTTGGAAACAAAATATTTCTCAAATTCATGAGTATGAAGAATTACCAAAAAATTGCAAAAAATATATTAATTTTATTGAAAGTTATCTAAATTTGGATATTCTATTAATTTCTATAGGATCTGAAAGAAGTCAAAATATTATCAAAGATAAATCTTCCTTTTTTAAAATATTTTCCTATTAATTTAATTTAAAAAAAAATCTTTTTGTGAAAGAATATAAAAATCCTTTGGGAGAACGATACAGTAGTCAAGAAATGTTATATAATTTTTCTCCAAAAAAAAAATTTCTCACATGGAGAAAACTTTGGTTATCTTTAGCAGAAAGCCAAAAAAAATTAGGTTTAAATATTAGTCAAGAACAAATAAATGACTTAAAAAATCATTTAGATGATATTGATTGGAATAGAGTTTCTTTTTATGAAAAAAAATTCCGTCATGATGTTATGGCTCATTTATATGCTTTTGGAGAAAAAGCAATTATAGCTAAACCTATTATTCATTTAGGAGCTACAAGTGCTTTTTTAGGAGACAACACGGATCTTATTATTATCCGTGATGGATTAGAGATTATTCTTAAGAAATTAGTTAATGTGCTCTTTCGACTTAGAAATTTGACATTAGAATATCATAACACTCCTACTTTAGCTTTTACTCATTATCAACCTGCTCAATTAACTACTGTAGGAAAACGTTCCTCTTTGTGGATGCAAAGTCTATTATTGGACGTAGAAGAATTAGAATTTAGATTACAAAATCTTAATTTTAGAGGAGTAAAAGGCACTGTGGGGACAGCAGCTAGTTTCAAAGAATTATTTGATGGAGATATCCAAAAAGTCAAAGATTTGGAAAAAGAAATCTCCAAGAAATTTGGATTTGAAAAAGTTTTTCCTGTTACAGGTCAAACTTATGATAGAAAAGTAGATGCACAAGTATTAAATTTATTATCTAATATTTCTCAATCTTCTCATAAGTTTAGCAATGATTTACGTTTACTGCAAAACTTAAAAGAAATGGAAGAGCCATTTGAAAAAGAACAAATTGGATCTAGTGCTATGGCATATAAACGAAATCCAGTGCGTAGTGAACGGATAGCATCTTTAGCAAAATATGTGATTTCTCTATCAACTAGTTCAGCTATGGTTGCAGCTACTCAGTGGTTGGAACGGACATTAGATGATTCAGCTAATAGAAGATTAGTCATAGCTCAATCATTCTTAGCGACAGATGCTATTTTAACAATTTGGAATAATATATTAGAAAATATAGTGGTCTATCCTAAAATGATTGAAAAACATATAGATCAAGAACTTCCATTTTTAATAACGGAATCTATTATTGTAGAGAGTGTAAAAAATGGGGCAGATAGACAAGAGATTCATGAAAGAATTAGAATTCATTCTATGAATACAAATTCTAAAATAAAGTTAGAAGGAAAAGGAAATGATTTTGTCCAACGTATTTTAGATGATAAAAAAATACCTATTAACGAAGAAAAAATAAATCAAATACTTAATCCTGATAATTTTATAGGATTTTCATCGGAACAATCTATAGAATTTGTTGAGAAACAGGTAAATCCTCTCTTAGATCGATTTTATCATTTTATTGATTCCAATATGGATTTGAAAGTTTAGAAAATTTCTTTTATCCACAAATTCTAATGAATTTCAGAATTTATATACAAAAAAAAGCTCCTTTTGATGTTGATTCTAGAAAATTATATCATGAATTGAAAAATATGGAGATTTCGTTATCTCAAGTGATCATTTATCAGATATATGATATCTTTCGAATAAAGAAAGAAGTTTTTATAGATAGTCTATATAAAATTTTTGTGGATCCTGTAACGGATATTTTACATCAAGAAATACATTTAAAAAATCCCTATTTTTCTATAGAATATTTACCAGGAAAATATGATCCATGTGCAGACGCTGCTATGCAATGTATAAAAATTATAGATCCTATATCTACAGTTTTTATAAAAACGGGGCAATTAATTGAATTGATAGGAATGAATAATAAAAAAGAGGATATTCATAAAATTAAAAAACATTGCATGAATCCACATATTTGGAAAGAAAAGAATCTTCATGAAATGAATTTTCCTTTTTTTGATGAATCCAAAAAAATGATAGACAAAGACCATTATAGAAGGGTAAATGGATTTATTCATTTTAATCATGAAAAAATGCAAAATATTCATGAAATGTGGGGGTTTTCTATTACATTAAAGGATTTATTTTTTATACAGCAATACTTTTCTAGAGAGAATCGTGATCCTACAGAAGCAGAACTGAAGATTTTAGATACCTATTGGTCGGATCATTGTCGTCATACTACTTTTTTAACTACATTAGTGGACATCACATTTGATGGAATATTTAAAGACACATATCAGAATATTTTTAATGAGTATTTAATGGATAGAAAATCAATAGGAATATCTGATCTTCCTATAAATTTGATGGATTTATCTAATCTTCCTTCTAAAGTTCTTTATAAGAAAGGAAAATTAAAAAACTATGTATTCTCTCACGAACATAATGCTTGTACAATCATGGTAGATGTAGATATTATCGGTAGGAAAAAAAAAGAAAAATGGTATCTTTTATTTAAAAATGAAACTCATAATCATCCTACAGAAATTGATCCTTTTAGTGGAGCTTCTACTTGTATAGGAGGAGCGATTCGGGATTCTTTATCTGGAAGAGGATTTGTCTATCAATCAATGAGATTAAGCGGAGCTGC is a genomic window containing:
- the surE gene encoding 5'/3'-nucleotidase SurE, with product MKNKPIILVTNDDGIIAPGIRALVHTMNSLGDVYVVAPNKPKSGIGHAITMDTVVYCDSVKIDKGIQKEWECSGTPVDCVKLAINHILPRKPDICVSGINHGSNSSINIMYSGTISAVIEAGIEGIPSVGFSLLDFDLDADFEPSKKYVWKIVKKILHNPMEKGIISLNVNIPKLRKEEIRGIKICRQAEAKWKESFDQRYNPKGRAYYWLVGDFVNFDKESDTDEWALKNGYVSIVPIKFDLTDYSTLNILRSWNFILFIFFWKYCLF
- the ruvB gene encoding Holliday junction branch migration DNA helicase RuvB, whose amino-acid sequence is MSSIVEGILNPKKFQDFVGQQDILDNLKIFIQAAKKRKESLDHILFHGPPGLGKTTLAHIVANELGVKITVTSGSVLDKPGDLAGLLIHLNSNDVLFIDEIHRLSPIVEEYLYSAMENYKIDIIIDSGSNARSLQIDLSPFTLIGATTRSGLLTAPMRSRFGINGRLTYYRKELLKNIVTRRAKTLNIPITEEASYEIANRSRGTPRIANALLRRVRDFAQIKGNGTIDIHICDLGLQALNVDKHGLDEMDNRILISIIDHFKGGPVGINTIATAVNENTDTIEEVYEPFLIQEGYLVRTPRGRKATLLAYEHLKRDYEKR
- a CDS encoding adenylosuccinate synthase; its protein translation is MPSNVLVGLQWGDEGKGKITDLLAKNSNYVIRYQGGNNSGHSIHINNRCFILHLIPSGVVYPSVKCIIGPGVVVDPKSLIKEIQDIESIGINTSQVFLAKRAHITMPYHRLLDKYKEESLGNRSIGTTHRGIGPTYEDKIARMGIRVLDFFNPKIFYKKLKENIDYKNQIITKIYKRQPVSFKEIYEEYMEYAKQLYPRIIDAVHEIHRAFQEEKKILFEGAQAMLLDINYGTYPYVTTSSTSTGGVCIGSGIPPTFLKNFIGIAKAYCTRVGYGPFPTEIKNKEMSHFIREKGKEYGATTKRPRRCGWLDLFSLKYSCMINGINYLIITKLDVLSQLETIKVCIEYRIHGEVIPNFPANIELFDEEKVEAIYVDFPGWKQNISQIHEYEELPKNCKKYINFIESYLNLDILLISIGSERSQNIIKDKSSFFKIFSY
- the purB gene encoding adenylosuccinate lyase, producing MKEYKNPLGERYSSQEMLYNFSPKKKFLTWRKLWLSLAESQKKLGLNISQEQINDLKNHLDDIDWNRVSFYEKKFRHDVMAHLYAFGEKAIIAKPIIHLGATSAFLGDNTDLIIIRDGLEIILKKLVNVLFRLRNLTLEYHNTPTLAFTHYQPAQLTTVGKRSSLWMQSLLLDVEELEFRLQNLNFRGVKGTVGTAASFKELFDGDIQKVKDLEKEISKKFGFEKVFPVTGQTYDRKVDAQVLNLLSNISQSSHKFSNDLRLLQNLKEMEEPFEKEQIGSSAMAYKRNPVRSERIASLAKYVISLSTSSAMVAATQWLERTLDDSANRRLVIAQSFLATDAILTIWNNILENIVVYPKMIEKHIDQELPFLITESIIVESVKNGADRQEIHERIRIHSMNTNSKIKLEGKGNDFVQRILDDKKIPINEEKINQILNPDNFIGFSSEQSIEFVEKQVNPLLDRFYHFIDSNMDLKV